The following are encoded in a window of Chionomys nivalis chromosome X, mChiNiv1.1, whole genome shotgun sequence genomic DNA:
- the LOC130867189 gene encoding homeobox protein ESX1-like produces MESKYVYFDLDYYGVGFYEEEIMTESQQRLAEAAARRCYGRGVRVLHELGDTDYVNREYEHHYYHERNETRAIHSEPGRGKLGGPGKAAGAVSQPSNKRRVKYKFTYGQVCELDRVFQETQYPDALQRKALAELIHVDECKVKAWFKNRRSKYRNKQMEFLLSNDTSGSLNNFPPKKDEDPESASVAKASQQFLLCQ; encoded by the exons ATGGAGAGCAAGTACGTCTACTTCGACCTCGACTATTATGGGGTGGGCTTCTATGAGGAAGAAATAATGACCGAATCTCAGCAGAGGCTAGCTGAAGCAGCAGCCCGTAGATGCTACGGAAGAGGTGTACGAGTTCTGCATGAGCTAGGTGATACAGACTACGTGAACCGTGAATATGAACATCACTATTATCATGAAAGAAACGAAACACGGGCCATCCACAGTGAGCCTGGACGGGGAAAGCTTGGTGGGCCTGGGAAAGCCGCTGGAGCAGTTTCTCAACCCTCCAACAAGCGACGTGTAAAATACAAGTTCACCTACGGGCAAGTTTGTGAACTGGACAGGGTTTTCCAAGAAACCCAGTATCCTGATGCACTCCAAAG AAAAGCACTTGCAGAGCTCATTCATGTGGACGAATGCAAAGTGAAG GCTTGGTTTAAGAATAGGAGGTCTAAATACAGGAACAAGCAGATGGAATTCCTACTCAGCAATGACACATCTGGTTCCTTGAACAACTTTCCACCCAAGAAGGATGAAGATCCCGAGAGTGCCTCTGTTGCTAAGGCATCACAACAGTTCCTCTTGTGCCAGTAA